A region from the Salvelinus sp. IW2-2015 linkage group LG19, ASM291031v2, whole genome shotgun sequence genome encodes:
- the LOC111979555 gene encoding hydroxysteroid 11-beta-dehydrogenase 1-like protein — MSDVSEWSCLPHPKQPDSLSVCPSPQSXRGARVLVTGASTGIGEQVAYRYSKMGGQIVITARKEHALQKVAEDSTSLGAQKALYVTGDVCQASDPERGVRMAG; from the exons atgagtgacgtgagtgagtgGAG tTGTCTTCCTCACCCCAAGCAGCctgactcactgtctgtctgtccctcccctCAGTCTGWTCGTGGTGCCAGGGTGCTGGTGACTGGTGCCAGCACGGGCATAGGAGAGCAGGTGGCATACCGCTACTCAAAGATGGGTGGCCAGATCGTCATCACGGCCAGGAAGGAGCACGCCTTGCAGAAG GTGGCAGAGGACAGCACAAGCCTGGGGGCCCAGAAGGCTCTGTATGTGACAGGAGATGTGTGCCAGGcctcagatccagagagaggggtgaggatggCTGG GTGA
- the LOC111979446 gene encoding fizzy-related protein homolog isoform X1: MDQDYECRLLRQINIQNENASPIKAIDAMRALTPTNSPLSSPSKHGDRFIPSRAGANWSVNFHRINENEKSHNQNRKTKDGTTDTSKADGLAYSALLKNELLGAGIEKVQDPQSEDRRLQPSTPAKRSLFXYSVCAKRSLPEDXNTVSPYSLSPVSSNSQKLLRSPRKPTRKISKIPFKVLDAPELQDDFYLNLVDWSSLNVLSVGLGTCVYLWSACTSQVTRLCDLSVEGDSVTSVGWSERGNLVAVGTHKGYVQIWDAAAGKKLSVLEGHTARVGALAWNADQLSSGSRDRVILQRDIRAPPLQSERRLQGHRQEVCGLKWSTDHQLLASGGNDNKLLVWNHSSVLPVQQYTEHLAAVKAIAWSPHQHGLLASGGGTADRCIRFWNTLTGQPLQCTDTGSQVCNLAWSKHTNELVSTHGYSQNQILVWKYPSLTQVAKLTGHSYRVLYLAMSPDGEAIVTGAGDETLRFWNVFSKMRSTKESVSVLNLFTRIR; this comes from the exons AAGGCCATAGATGCAATGCGAGCGCTGACACCCACCAACTCCCCTCTGTCGTCACCAAGCAAACATGGCGACCGCTTCATCCCCTCCCGCGCCGGCGCCAACTGGAGCGTCAACTTCCACCGCATCAAC GAGAATGAGAAGTCCCACAATCAGAACAGGAAGACAAAGGATGGCACAACAGACACTAGCAAAG CAGACGGCCTGGCGTACTCTGCCCTGCTAAAGAACGAGCTGCTGGGGGCAGGCATAGAGAAGGTCCAGGACCCCCAGTCAGAGGATCGCCGCCTCCAGCCCTCCACCCCTGCCAAGAGGAGCCTCTTTART TATTCTGTCTGTGCCAAACGGTCTCTCCCTGAGGATGRCAACACGGTCTCTCCATACTCCCTGTCTCCTGTTAGCAGCAACAG TCAGAAGCTGTTACGGTCGCCTAGGAAACCCACACGTAAGATCTCTAAGATCCCCTTCAAGGTGCTGGATGCTCCGGAGCTGCAGGATGACTTCTACCTCAACCTGGTGGACTGGTCCTCCCTCAACGTCCTCAGTGTCGGCCTGGGAACCTGTGTCTACCTGTGGAGCGCCTGCACCAGccag GTGACGCGTCTGTGTGACCTGTCAGTGGAGGGGGACTCTGTCACGTCAGTGGGCTGGTCAGAGAGG gGGAACCTGGTAGCAGTGGGGACTCATAAGGGCTATGTACAGATCTGGGATGCGGCAGCAGGGAAGAAGCTGTCTGTMYTGGAGGGACACACAGCCAGAGTGG GTGCGTTGGCGTGGAATGCCGACCAGTTATCGTCGGGCAGTCGTGATAGGGTGATCCTGCAGAGGGACATCCGAGCCCCACCCCTCCAGTCAGAACGCCGTCTCCAGGGACACAGACAGGAAGTCTGCGGCCTCAAGTGGAGCACAGACCATCAGCTGCTGGCCTCAGGGGGTAACGACAACAAG CTACTGGTATGGAACCACTCCAGTGTTCTCCCGGTGCAGCAGTACACAGAGCACCTGGCTGCGGTGAAGGCCATCGCTTGGTCCCCTCATCAGCACGGCCTGCTGGCATCTGGAGGGGGCACAGCCGACCGCTGTATCCGCTTCTGGAACACCTTGACGGGCCAGCCCCTGCAGTGCACCGACACCGGATCCCAGGTGTGCAACCTGGcctggtctaaacacaccaatgAACTG GTGAGCACACACGGTTACTCCCAGAACCAGATCTTGGTGTGGAAGTACCCCTCCCTCACACAGGTGGCGAAACTCACAGGYCACTCCTACAGAGTGCTCTACCTGGCCATGTCCCCTGACGGAGAGGCCATCGTGACAGGCGCCGGAGACGAGACCCTGCGCTTCTGGAACGTCTTCAGCAAGATGAGGTCCACCAAG GAGTCTGTATCTGTTCTGAACCTGTTTACCAGGATCCGGTAG
- the LOC111979446 gene encoding fizzy-related protein homolog isoform X2, protein MRALTPTNSPLSSPSKHGDRFIPSRAGANWSVNFHRINENEKSHNQNRKTKDGTTDTSKADGLAYSALLKNELLGAGIEKVQDPQSEDRRLQPSTPAKRSLFXYSVCAKRSLPEDXNTVSPYSLSPVSSNSQKLLRSPRKPTRKISKIPFKVLDAPELQDDFYLNLVDWSSLNVLSVGLGTCVYLWSACTSQVTRLCDLSVEGDSVTSVGWSERGNLVAVGTHKGYVQIWDAAAGKKLSVLEGHTARVGALAWNADQLSSGSRDRVILQRDIRAPPLQSERRLQGHRQEVCGLKWSTDHQLLASGGNDNKLLVWNHSSVLPVQQYTEHLAAVKAIAWSPHQHGLLASGGGTADRCIRFWNTLTGQPLQCTDTGSQVCNLAWSKHTNELVSTHGYSQNQILVWKYPSLTQVAKLTGHSYRVLYLAMSPDGEAIVTGAGDETLRFWNVFSKMRSTKESVSVLNLFTRIR, encoded by the exons ATGCGAGCGCTGACACCCACCAACTCCCCTCTGTCGTCACCAAGCAAACATGGCGACCGCTTCATCCCCTCCCGCGCCGGCGCCAACTGGAGCGTCAACTTCCACCGCATCAAC GAGAATGAGAAGTCCCACAATCAGAACAGGAAGACAAAGGATGGCACAACAGACACTAGCAAAG CAGACGGCCTGGCGTACTCTGCCCTGCTAAAGAACGAGCTGCTGGGGGCAGGCATAGAGAAGGTCCAGGACCCCCAGTCAGAGGATCGCCGCCTCCAGCCCTCCACCCCTGCCAAGAGGAGCCTCTTTART TATTCTGTCTGTGCCAAACGGTCTCTCCCTGAGGATGRCAACACGGTCTCTCCATACTCCCTGTCTCCTGTTAGCAGCAACAG TCAGAAGCTGTTACGGTCGCCTAGGAAACCCACACGTAAGATCTCTAAGATCCCCTTCAAGGTGCTGGATGCTCCGGAGCTGCAGGATGACTTCTACCTCAACCTGGTGGACTGGTCCTCCCTCAACGTCCTCAGTGTCGGCCTGGGAACCTGTGTCTACCTGTGGAGCGCCTGCACCAGccag GTGACGCGTCTGTGTGACCTGTCAGTGGAGGGGGACTCTGTCACGTCAGTGGGCTGGTCAGAGAGG gGGAACCTGGTAGCAGTGGGGACTCATAAGGGCTATGTACAGATCTGGGATGCGGCAGCAGGGAAGAAGCTGTCTGTMYTGGAGGGACACACAGCCAGAGTGG GTGCGTTGGCGTGGAATGCCGACCAGTTATCGTCGGGCAGTCGTGATAGGGTGATCCTGCAGAGGGACATCCGAGCCCCACCCCTCCAGTCAGAACGCCGTCTCCAGGGACACAGACAGGAAGTCTGCGGCCTCAAGTGGAGCACAGACCATCAGCTGCTGGCCTCAGGGGGTAACGACAACAAG CTACTGGTATGGAACCACTCCAGTGTTCTCCCGGTGCAGCAGTACACAGAGCACCTGGCTGCGGTGAAGGCCATCGCTTGGTCCCCTCATCAGCACGGCCTGCTGGCATCTGGAGGGGGCACAGCCGACCGCTGTATCCGCTTCTGGAACACCTTGACGGGCCAGCCCCTGCAGTGCACCGACACCGGATCCCAGGTGTGCAACCTGGcctggtctaaacacaccaatgAACTG GTGAGCACACACGGTTACTCCCAGAACCAGATCTTGGTGTGGAAGTACCCCTCCCTCACACAGGTGGCGAAACTCACAGGYCACTCCTACAGAGTGCTCTACCTGGCCATGTCCCCTGACGGAGAGGCCATCGTGACAGGCGCCGGAGACGAGACCCTGCGCTTCTGGAACGTCTTCAGCAAGATGAGGTCCACCAAG GAGTCTGTATCTGTTCTGAACCTGTTTACCAGGATCCGGTAG